From Solea senegalensis isolate Sse05_10M linkage group LG7, IFAPA_SoseM_1, whole genome shotgun sequence, a single genomic window includes:
- the LOC122772064 gene encoding hatching enzyme 1.2-like: MVHMSIFRFSALALLLLSASCWADNEAEEVAEMDLGELSVSELLERANSNLIRSAGEPTLIEGDIAIDNEAERNADPCTSRGCKWGKSTDGKIYIPYYITNHFSSRERSIITRGLESFSSFSCIRFRPTRSTDRDWLSIESQNGCWSYVGRRGGKQVVSLARSGCLYHGTVQHELLHALGFNHEQTRSDRDNHIRVVLGNVQSGMEHNFRKIATLNQGTSYDYNSVMQYHKYAFSKNNQPTMIPIPNSNVSFGNAKEMSRLDIARLNTLYKC; the protein is encoded by the exons ATGGTTCACATGTCTATTTTCAGGTTTTCAGCactggctctgctgctgctgtctgcctCCTGTTGGGCAGACAATGAG GCAGAGGAAGTTGCAGAGATGGACTTGGGGGAGCTTTCAGTCTCTGAACTTCTGGAAAGAGCCAACAGTAATCTGA TCCGCTCCGCTGGTGAACCCACTCTGATTGAAGGAGACATTGCCATTGACAATGAGGCTGAGAGAAATGCTGATCCCTGCACCAGCCGTGGCTGCAAGTGGGGCAAGTCGACTGATGGAAAGATCTACATTCCTTATTACATCACTAATCACTTCT CCTCCCGTGAAAGGTCCATCATCACCCGTGGACTGGaatctttctcctccttctcctgcatCCGCTTCAGGCCCACGAGAAGTACTGACCGTGACTGGCTGAGCATTGAATCTCAGAATGG CTGTTGGTCTTACGTTGGCCGTCGTGGTGGTAAGCAGGTGGTATCTCTGGCCCGTAGTGGATGTCTTTACCATGGCACCGTTCAGCATGAGCTGCTCCATGCTCTGGGATTCAACCATGAACAAACCCGCTCTGACAGGGACAACCACATCAGAGTCGTGCTGGGCAATGTCCAGTCTG GCATGGAGCACAACTTCAGGAAGATAGCCACCCTCAACCAGGGCACTTCCTATGATTACAACTCTGTCATGCAGTACCACAA ATATGCCTTCTCTAAGAACAACCAGCCCACCATGATTCCAATCCCTAACTCCAATGTGTCCTTCGGCAATGCCAAAGAGATGAGCCGCCTCGATATTGCAAGGCTCAACACACTCTACAAATGCT GA